A window of Castanea sativa cultivar Marrone di Chiusa Pesio chromosome 1, ASM4071231v1 contains these coding sequences:
- the LOC142641552 gene encoding sucrose transport protein SUC2-like — protein sequence MEVESASSESKASPVRNIFLVASIAAGVQFGWALQLSLLTPYVQLLGIPHKWAAFIWLCGPISGMLVQPIVGYYSDRSTSRFGRRRPFIAAGASLVAAAVFLIGYAADFGHLSGDSLNKPIKPRAIVVFVVGFWILDVANNMLQGPCRAFLADLSANDQKRMRISNNLFSFFMAVGNVLGYSAGSLKTLHSFLPFTRTEACDVYCANLKTCFFISIALLLTLTTLALTMVKEKTFSEPERDPAEEDDTRVPCFGEIVGAFKELKRPMWILLLVTCFNWIAWFPFFLFDTDWMGREVFGGDASAKGKLGELYNVGVRTGALGLMLNAVVLGLTSLGVEHLARGVGGVKRLWGIANFLLAACLALTVLVTKLAKDARNGHPAVAPPPGGIKAGALTLFAVLGIPQAVTFSIPFALASIFSSTSGAGQGLSLGVLNLAIVIPQMIISVTSGPWDSLFGGGNLPAFVVGAIAAAISGMLALTLLPSPAPDVPNSKNARPAIVAHL from the exons ATGGAAGTTGAAAGTGCTAGTTCTGAAAGCAAAGCGAGTCCCGTGAGGAATATCTTTCTGGTAGCTTCAATAGCAGCTGGGGTTCAATTTGGATGGGCTCTACAGCTTTCTTTGTTGACCCCATATGTTCAGCTTTTGGGTATTCCTCACAAATGGGCTGCTTTCATTTGGCTCTGTGGTCCTATCTCCGGCATGCTTGTTCAACCCATAGTTGGCTATTACAGCGACCGTTCCACCTCTCGTTTCGGTCGCCGTAGACCCTTTATTGCCGCCGGAGCTTCCCTCGTCGCCGCAGCTGTTTTCCTCATCGGATATGCTGCTGACTTTGGTCACCTCTCTGGTGATTCCTTAAACAAACCCATAAAGCCACGTGCAATTGTTGTGTTTGTGGTTGGGTTTTGGATCCTTGATGTTGCTAACAACATGTTACAAGGCCCATGTCGTGCTTTTCTAGCTGATCTCTCCGCAAATGACCAGAAAAGAATGCGTATATCCAATAATTTGTTCTCTTTCTTCATGGCTGTTGGTAACGTATTAGGCTATTCTGCTGGTTCACTCAAAACACTCCACTCCTTTTTGCCTTTCACACGCACTGAAGCTTGTGATGTGTATTGTGCAAATCTCAAGACTTGTTTTTTCATCTCTATTGCATTGTTGTTAACTTTGACCACATTGGCTCTCACTATGGtgaaagaaaaaacattttcaGAACCAGAAAGAGATCCTGCAGAAGAGGACGATACTCGTGTACCATGTTTTGGTGAAATAGTTGGGGCTTTCAAAGAGCTTAAAAGACCCATGTGGATTTTGCTGTTGGTGACATGTTTCAATTGGATTGCATGgttccctttctttctctttgacaCTGATTGGATGGGGAGAGAGGTGTTTGGAGGTGATGCTTCTGCGAAAGGAAAGCTGGGGGAGTTGTACAACGTGGGTGTACGCACTGGTGCATTGGGGCTGATGCTTAACGCTGTGGTGTTGGGGCTCACATCTTTGGGGGTGGAGCACTTGGCGCGTGGGGTTGGGGGAGTGAAGCGTTTATGGGGTATTGCTAATTTCTTGCTAGCTGCGTGCTTGGCATTGACTGTGTTGGTTACCAAGTTGGCCAAGGACGCTCGCAATGGTCATCCGGCGGTGGCGCCACCACCGGGAGGCATTAAGGCCGGCGCTTTGACTCTCTTCGCGGTGTTGGGTATACCGCAAGCG GTGACATTTAGCATTCCTTTCGCTTTAGCTTCCATATTTTCTAGCACATCTGGCGCGGGCCAAG GCCTTTCTTTGGGAGTTCTGAATCTTGCAATCGTGATACCTCAG atgatcATATCGGTTACTAGTGGACCCTGGGATTCCTTATTCGGAGGTGGTAATCTACCAGCATTCGTGGTGGGCGCTATTGCAGCTGCAATAAGTGGAATGTTGGCACTCACCCTGCTCCCATCTCCAGCCCCTGATGTTCCTAATTCCAAAAATGCAAGGCCTGCCATCGTTGCCCATCTTTGA